One segment of Gordonia terrae DNA contains the following:
- a CDS encoding ADP-ribosylglycohydrolase family protein, which produces MDRYTGCLLAGAAGDALGGAVEFSTRDAILDAFGPTGITSYAEAYGGVGTVTDDTQMTLFTAEGLLRSWARDCAGGISCYAATTARAYLRWFITQGGHPRHGVLATAERSSWLSGHQELHDRRAPGTTCLEALRVTTRPGARADNDSKGCGGVMRVAPVGLFAARAEWSAAGTFDLAATLASLTHGHPSGSLPAGVLAVAIRDLVGGASLPDALSVAKGVLRTRAGHGETLAALDAAEALAGSGLSHDAAIARLGEGWVGEEALAIATYSALVADDLEDAVIIAVNHDGDSDSTGAIAGNLLGARDGAAAIPPRWLKSLELHDVIVEMSHDLYDFVDWDITETDPRAGSDSWVEKYWGPRPGTTSDLRPVG; this is translated from the coding sequence ATGGATCGATACACCGGATGTCTACTCGCCGGGGCTGCCGGCGACGCTCTCGGCGGAGCGGTCGAGTTCTCGACGCGGGATGCGATTCTCGACGCGTTCGGGCCTACCGGGATCACCTCGTACGCCGAGGCGTACGGCGGTGTCGGCACCGTCACCGACGACACGCAGATGACGCTCTTCACCGCGGAGGGTCTGCTGCGTTCCTGGGCGCGCGACTGTGCGGGAGGAATCTCCTGCTACGCGGCCACGACCGCCCGCGCCTATCTGCGCTGGTTCATCACCCAGGGCGGTCACCCCCGGCACGGTGTGCTGGCGACGGCCGAGAGGTCGAGTTGGCTGTCCGGACACCAGGAGTTGCACGACCGTCGCGCACCCGGCACCACCTGTCTGGAAGCGCTCCGGGTGACCACTCGCCCCGGAGCCCGCGCCGACAATGACAGCAAGGGGTGCGGCGGCGTGATGCGCGTTGCGCCCGTGGGGTTGTTCGCGGCACGCGCAGAGTGGTCTGCCGCAGGTACTTTCGATCTCGCGGCCACCCTCGCCTCGCTCACTCACGGACATCCCTCCGGGTCGCTCCCCGCCGGAGTCCTCGCGGTCGCGATCCGCGATCTGGTCGGCGGGGCGAGCCTGCCCGACGCGCTGTCGGTCGCGAAAGGGGTTCTCCGGACTCGTGCCGGGCACGGGGAGACCCTGGCGGCGCTCGACGCCGCCGAGGCACTGGCCGGTTCGGGCCTGTCCCACGACGCGGCGATCGCACGCCTCGGCGAAGGCTGGGTCGGAGAGGAAGCACTCGCGATCGCGACCTACTCCGCGCTCGTGGCCGATGACCTCGAGGACGCGGTGATCATCGCGGTCAACCACGACGGCGACTCGGACTCCACGGGCGCGATCGCCGGTAATCTGCTGGGGGCCCGCGATGGCGCGGCAGCGATCCCGCCGCGATGGCTGAAGTCCCTCGAACTCCACGACGTCATCGTCGAGATGTCGCACGACCTCTACGACTTCGTGGACTGGGACATCACCGAGACCGATCCACGGGCCGGGTCGGACAGCTGGGTCGAGAAGTACTGGGGACCGCGTCCGGGTACGACCTCGGACCTCCGCCCGGTGGGTTGA
- a CDS encoding TIGR00341 family protein, with protein sequence MLSLIPDSQRRTLDEIGERLDFSVGDRTAKRSAFWLMLTLSGIIAVSGVVADSTVTVIGAMIVAPLSTPILGVGLGIVTGRGRLVLASLGYVLAGVILVTILGVVFAQLLPNPTSVLSNSQVLGRTSPTLVDLLAALATGMAGAVAITRRDVGDVLPGVAIAISLVPPLGVVGVCLGSGAPSLAMGALVLFASNVVAMIITSLIVLTVAGYGREAAEHAREHHSRPSPRRAYAVLAVALVVVTVPMVANSLSSLWSRQIATAADSWLQAGGNDTAQVTDVSWTGSTVTVSVLSPQDLPSVGELQTTVDDLVPWNPEVVVVHTVGERATAD encoded by the coding sequence GTGCTCTCCCTCATCCCCGATTCACAGCGACGCACACTCGACGAGATCGGTGAACGTCTCGACTTCTCCGTCGGCGACCGCACCGCCAAACGCAGCGCCTTCTGGCTGATGCTCACCCTGTCCGGGATCATCGCGGTGTCCGGAGTCGTCGCCGACAGCACGGTAACGGTCATCGGCGCGATGATCGTCGCGCCGCTGTCGACTCCGATCCTCGGCGTCGGCCTCGGGATCGTCACCGGCCGCGGCCGGCTCGTGCTCGCGAGCCTGGGTTACGTGCTCGCCGGGGTGATCCTGGTGACGATCCTCGGCGTCGTGTTCGCGCAGTTGCTGCCCAATCCGACCAGCGTGCTGTCCAATTCGCAGGTTCTGGGCCGGACATCACCGACGCTCGTCGACCTTCTGGCCGCACTGGCCACCGGCATGGCCGGCGCGGTCGCCATCACGCGTCGCGACGTCGGCGACGTGTTGCCCGGCGTGGCCATCGCAATCTCCCTGGTGCCGCCGCTCGGGGTCGTCGGGGTCTGCCTCGGGTCGGGGGCGCCGTCGCTCGCGATGGGAGCGCTCGTGCTGTTCGCCTCGAACGTCGTCGCGATGATCATCACCAGTCTGATCGTGCTGACTGTCGCGGGTTACGGCCGGGAAGCCGCCGAACACGCCCGCGAGCACCACTCGAGACCCTCGCCACGACGGGCCTACGCGGTACTCGCCGTCGCGCTCGTCGTCGTCACCGTCCCGATGGTCGCGAACTCGCTCTCCTCGCTGTGGTCCCGCCAGATCGCGACCGCGGCGGACTCCTGGCTACAGGCAGGCGGGAACGACACCGCGCAGGTCACCGACGTGTCCTGGACGGGCAGCACCGTCACCGTCAGTGTGCTGTCCCCGCAGGATCTGCCATCGGTCGGCGAACTCCAGACGACGGTCGATGATCTCGTGCCCTGGAACCCGGAGGTGGTGGTCGTGCACACGGTCGGCGAACGCGCGACCGCCGATTGA
- a CDS encoding alkyl/aryl-sulfatase: MALSRDASPAVAEANSVARAELPFEDTRDLDATTRGFIAELDPPAIADADGNPVWDCDEFSFLNDEAPSTAHPSLWRQSRLVAQQGLFEVTERIYQVRGLDLSNMTVVEGDTGVIVIDPLISEETAAAGLRLYREHRGHRPVTAVIYTHSHIDHFGGVKGVTSQEAVDAGRCLVIAPAGMVEHAVAENVYAGTAMGRRAAYMYGAALPRGPRGAIGAGLGQSTSTGTATLIAPTLDITATGQTETVDGVTIEFQLTPGTEAPAEMNFYFPQMRALCMAENATHTLHNLLTLRGALVRDPHVWSRYLTEAINDFAARSDVLFASHHWPTWGTEELTEFLSLQRDLYGYLHDQTLRQLNKGRTGLEIAEDIELPPALENVWHTHGYYGSVSHNVKAIYQRYMGWFDGNPAHLWEHPPVESATRHVEFMGGADEVVRKARRSFDAGDFRWTAQVLNYVIFADPSHEEARELQADTLEQLGYGSENGTWRNFFLMGAYELRNGPIGTPTTAAAADIVAAMSVDQLFDAVALRVDGPAAWDAHIVLDWHITDVDRHHRSELRNGLLVHFDVDQPDTDDRAAATFTLTKQTLLALLLGLVDLSTAVDAGNVAIEGDAGAFGELAGYLDNPDPDFAIVTP, from the coding sequence ATGGCACTGTCTCGAGACGCAAGCCCCGCAGTGGCAGAAGCGAATTCGGTCGCCCGCGCCGAGCTTCCCTTCGAGGACACGCGAGACCTCGACGCCACCACCCGTGGATTCATCGCCGAACTCGATCCCCCGGCCATCGCGGACGCCGACGGTAACCCGGTGTGGGATTGCGATGAGTTCTCCTTCCTGAACGACGAGGCGCCGTCGACCGCACACCCCAGCCTCTGGCGGCAGTCGAGGCTCGTCGCCCAGCAAGGGCTGTTCGAGGTGACCGAACGGATCTACCAGGTCCGCGGGCTGGACTTGTCCAACATGACCGTGGTCGAGGGGGACACCGGCGTCATCGTCATCGATCCGCTCATCTCCGAGGAGACCGCAGCCGCCGGGCTTCGCCTGTACCGCGAACATCGTGGCCATCGCCCGGTGACCGCGGTCATCTACACCCACTCGCACATCGATCATTTCGGTGGCGTCAAGGGAGTCACCTCTCAAGAGGCCGTCGATGCGGGCAGGTGCCTGGTCATCGCACCTGCAGGCATGGTCGAGCACGCGGTCGCCGAGAACGTGTACGCGGGAACCGCGATGGGGAGACGGGCCGCCTACATGTACGGCGCCGCGCTGCCGAGAGGCCCACGAGGTGCCATCGGCGCCGGGCTCGGCCAGTCCACATCGACCGGAACGGCGACCCTGATCGCGCCGACGCTCGACATCACCGCCACCGGACAGACCGAGACCGTCGACGGCGTCACCATAGAGTTCCAATTGACCCCCGGGACCGAGGCGCCTGCGGAGATGAACTTCTACTTCCCGCAGATGCGCGCGCTCTGTATGGCCGAGAACGCCACACACACCCTGCACAACCTGCTCACGTTGCGCGGTGCCCTGGTGCGCGATCCGCACGTGTGGTCGCGCTACCTGACCGAGGCGATCAACGACTTCGCGGCGCGTTCGGACGTGCTCTTCGCCTCCCACCACTGGCCGACGTGGGGCACCGAGGAGCTGACAGAGTTCCTGTCACTCCAGCGCGATCTCTACGGCTACCTCCACGATCAGACCCTGCGGCAACTCAACAAGGGGAGGACCGGCCTCGAGATCGCCGAGGACATCGAGTTGCCTCCCGCGCTCGAGAACGTCTGGCACACACACGGTTACTACGGCTCGGTGAGCCACAACGTCAAGGCGATCTATCAGCGCTACATGGGATGGTTCGACGGCAATCCGGCACATCTCTGGGAGCATCCGCCGGTGGAGTCCGCGACGCGGCACGTCGAATTCATGGGCGGCGCCGATGAGGTCGTGCGAAAAGCCCGCCGCTCGTTCGACGCCGGCGATTTCCGTTGGACGGCACAGGTTCTGAACTACGTGATCTTCGCCGACCCGTCGCACGAGGAGGCGCGGGAGCTTCAAGCGGACACACTCGAGCAGCTGGGCTACGGCTCCGAGAACGGTACCTGGCGCAACTTCTTCCTCATGGGGGCGTACGAGTTGCGCAACGGACCGATCGGGACCCCCACCACCGCCGCAGCCGCCGACATCGTCGCCGCCATGTCGGTCGACCAGCTCTTCGACGCTGTCGCCCTGCGGGTGGACGGACCGGCGGCCTGGGACGCCCACATCGTCCTCGACTGGCACATCACCGATGTCGACCGCCACCATCGGTCCGAACTCCGTAACGGCCTCCTCGTGCACTTCGACGTCGATCAGCCCGACACCGACGATCGTGCAGCGGCGACGTTCACGCTGACGAAGCAGACCCTGCTGGCACTACTCCTCGGGCTGGTGGACCTGAGCACCGCCGTCGACGCCGGAAACGTCGCAATCGAGGGCGATGCAGGTGCGTTCGGCGAACTGGCCGGCTACCTGGACAACCCCGATCCCGACTTCGCCATCGTGACACCCTGA